The nucleotide sequence GGCATTGGCCCTGTGCGCATGATCGGCATCGAAACGCCCGACGGCAAAACGCCAAAAGAGATTTATGGCAAGTTCGGACAGAACGCCTTGAGCTTCGTCGAAAAGGCGGCCCTGAAGCAAGATGTCCGCCTGGAGTTTGATCCGGCCAACACCGCGCGCGCCAACAAAGACGATAACGGGCAGACACTCGCCTATGTCTTCACACGCGACGGCACGCTGCTGAACAACGAGCTGCTGCGCGAAGGGCTCGCCTTCATGCGCCCGCTCGAAGAGTTCAAAATGAGCAGTGATTTTCGCGCCGTCGAGCGCGACGCCATGCAGAGCCAGCGCGGCGTCTGGGGGTCTGGCTCCGGCAACGCGATACCTTCAACGAGCGCCGCCACCCCGGCCAGCTCCACTGACAAGCCCGGCAAAGTGGCGCCGCTTTCGCCCTCGGCCATCGGCCCGAACATTCCGGCCATCTCCTCCGCCCCGCCCCCGACGACAGAGGCAATGGTTTATGTGTCGCCCGCCGACCAGCTTTATCATAAAAGCGGCTGCGAGCTGCTCGATAAGAAAAAGCAATCGCTAGGGGTGTCACAGGCGCGGTCGAAAGGCTATCGCCCGTGCAGCCGCTGTTATCCTTCGACCTCGATGCGCGCGCCATAGGATGGTCATCGCGCATCGGCGAGATTTTTTTTATTCCTCGCGGTGAGCAAAAAGTGAGCCGGGTTACCAAGAACGGTGTAGAAATCGTCTGGAGCTGCCCCGCGACTGGATTTACAGGCCGCGGCACTTGACGCATCGTTTATACTCTTAAGCGGAAGGCCAAGCCCGCCAGCGTCATTTGCTTGAACCAGAACTAGCCCCTCTGGAAAAATCCAACGCCCTCACAGGAACCAATCACATGACTAACGAACAGGGACCGTGGTTTCGCTTACGTTTTGCCATGGCACAAGGGTTTAGGGTTTCCATCATCACCGCCGCCTGTAGTTTTGCCTTAGCCACCCAGAGCCTTGCCGCCGCATCACATAGAAGCACCGCACCGGCCAGGAGGACAGCCGCGATAAAATCGGTTCGCACCGTCCCTGTTAGCTGTCTGCCTTGCGAAGGAAGAAAGCCGAATGCAAAAAGAACCAGCAAACTGGCGAGACAAGTTCCCTGTCATCCGAAGGGCTTCGTTGATCCGAAAATTGCGAAGAGCTATCAAAAGGCGATACACGACCTCAAGCGCGACGGCATCAGGCCGCAAGTGACCAGCGCCTGGCGTTCGTCCGCGGAACAGGCACGCTTGCACCGCTGCTCTCAGGATCGCAACTGCCGCGCCCGCAATCCCGGACTGTATTACGCCTTGCCGTCCGGCCACTCGCTGCAC is from Blastocatellia bacterium and encodes:
- a CDS encoding D-alanyl-D-alanine carboxypeptidase family protein; this encodes MAQGFRVSIITAACSFALATQSLAAASHRSTAPARRTAAIKSVRTVPVSCLPCEGRKPNAKRTSKLARQVPCHPKGFVDPKIAKSYQKAIHDLKRDGIRPQVTSAWRSSAEQARLHRCSQDRNCRARNPGLYYALPSGHSLHEAAFAVDISGIASGPKGRKQITPRGRRIISVMRKNGFKWRYGLKDPAHFEADPTRKGYRSVQQAIHKHQTTCAVKLAKAPKPAGRTQAATALHKTASSKQIASRRRNSKA
- a CDS encoding thermonuclease family protein; amino-acid sequence: MLPLKPTPFAKDDRPHWNIGVDRRHVAIYIAVALVAGFAIGFMVARGLGQKEPPQVVQTATAAAAPALPARAAEVETPPTNFHKVTRLLRADTLEVEGIGPVRMIGIETPDGKTPKEIYGKFGQNALSFVEKAALKQDVRLEFDPANTARANKDDNGQTLAYVFTRDGTLLNNELLREGLAFMRPLEEFKMSSDFRAVERDAMQSQRGVWGSGSGNAIPSTSAATPASSTDKPGKVAPLSPSAIGPNIPAISSAPPPTTEAMVYVSPADQLYHKSGCELLDKKKQSLGVSQARSKGYRPCSRCYPSTSMRAP